One Drechmeria coniospora strain ARSEF 6962 chromosome 01, whole genome shotgun sequence genomic region harbors:
- a CDS encoding phosphate permease, which translates to MTSAAEGTLPPLVGHRRTMGGNSAFHNFYNDYSHIPDPNLRRRLALSEIDNVPFSFYHVRAVLVAGVGFLLDSYDIFAINVVTTLLGMVFYQDDNGALPSSINQALKASTSAGIVIGMVFFGWLADALGRRLMYGIDLVLIIFGTFCCTLVSSSPSIEAAGLMIFWRVVMGIGIGGDYPLSAVITSEFAPTRWRGAMIAAVFSMQGLGQLMSAIVALVTAVAFKDSYVNIANPANCDEACQVAADRSWRIIVGFGAIPACLALYYRITIPETPRYTFDVQHDVEKANADIRAYVHSKTTVDYGGVVSDTTQLDVPQASWQDATAYFRQWKNARALIGTTMSWFFLDLAFYGLGLNSVVVLDAIGYGGGGNVYEKLYNQAVGIIILTSAGSLPGYWTSIVSIDTVGRKPLQVFGFLLLTIIFCILGFRFSSLSEGAMLALYIIGQFLFNAGPNTTTFVVPGECFPTRYRATSHGLSAAMGKIGAIIAQVISIPILSQGAPHGCVGNDCSPNLDMLLKLFALFMLLGTLVSLLIPETRGVTLEELSGETRTSYNNVGYAGGTRADASGLQVLNPFQGGQPAGFMNARSRSWKFAGSRQSTRMGIMSSPELVEDGSAHRKWRFWARPPKDRNSSDESNEMTLNGRGGLGDGARGSMVGQPTEDQMDQQELPTWGAGWGRVDRGTPPTTENNMQLLDVGSLLRPI; encoded by the exons ATGACGAGCGCCGCAGAGGGCACCCTTCCTCCGCTCGTGGGCCATCGGCGCACCATGGGCGGAAACAGTGCCTTTCACAACTTTTACAACGACTACTCACACATACCGGATCCGAATCTGCGACGTCGGCTCGCCCTCTCGGAGATTGACAACGTGCCCTTCAGCTTCTATC ATGTCCGTGCCGTGTTGGTGGCCGGAGTCGGCTTCTTGCTCGACTCGTACGACATCTTTGCCATCAACGTCGTCACCACCCTGCTGGGAATGGTTTTCTATCAAGATGACAACGGCGCCCTGCCGAGCTCCATCAACCAGGCGCTCAAGGCGTCGACCagcgccggcatcgtcatcggcatgGTCTTCtttggctggctggccga TGCTCTTGGCCGCCGACTCATGTACggcatcgacctcgtcctcatcaTCTTTGGCACCTTTTGCTGCACCCTGGTGTCGTCCAGTCCCTCCATCGAGGCCGCGGGGCTCATGATCTTCTGGCGAGTTGTCATG GGAATCGGCATCGGGGGTGACTACCCCCTCTCTGCCGTCATCACCTCCGA ATTTGCTCCCACCCGCTGGCGCGGGGCCAtgatcgccgccgtcttctccatgcagggcctcggccagctcatgtcggccatcgtcgccctcgtcacggccgtcgccttcaAGGATTCGTACGTCAACATTGCGAACCCGGCGAACTGCGACGAGGCCTGCCaggtggcggccgacagGTCGTGgcgcatcatcgtcggcttcggcgccatCCCTGCCTGCCTCGCGCTGTACTACCGCATCACCATCCCCGAGACGCCACGCTACACGTTTGACGTGCAGCACGACGTCGAGAAGGCGAACGCCGACATTCGAGCCTACGTCCACAGCAAGACGACGGTCGATTACGGAGGCGTCGTGTCCGACACGACGCAGCTCGACGTGCCCCAGGCGTCGTGGCAGGATGCGACGGCCTACTTTCGCCAGTGGAAGAATGCGCGGGCGCTCATAGGCACCACCATGTCGTGGTTCTTCCTG GACCTCGCCTTTTACGGGCTCGGGCTCAacagcgtcgtcgtgctgGATGCCATCGGAtacggcggcggaggcaacGTGTACGAGAAGCTGTACAAccaggccgtcggcatcatcatcctCACCAGCGCCGGCTCGCTCCCGGGATACTGGACCTCGATCGTGAGCATCGACACGGTCGGGCGCAAGCCGCTCCAGGTCTTTGGCTTCTTGCTCCTCACCATCATCTTCTGCATCCTCGGCTTCCGCTTCAGCAGCCTGAGCGAGGGCGCCATGCTCGCCCTCTACATCATCGGCCAGTTTCTCTTCAACGCGGGGCCCAACACGACGACGTTTGTCGTCCCCGGCGAGTGCTTCCCGACGCGGTACCGGGCCACCTCCCACGGCctctcggcggccatgggcaAGATCGGGGCCATCATCGCGCAGGTCATCAGCATCCCCATCCTGAGCCAAGGGGCCCCCCACGGCTGCGTCGGAAACGACTGCTCGCCGAACCTCGACATGCTGCTGAAACTGTTCGCCTTGTTCATGCTCCTCGGCACCCTCGTCTCGCTGCTCATCCCGGAGACGCGAGGGGTGACGTTGGAGGAGCTCTCGGGGGAGACGCGGACGAGCTACAACAACGTCGGGTACGCCGGCGGCAcgcgcgccgacgcgtcGGGCCTGCAGGTGCTGAACCCCTTTCAGGGCGGACAGCCGGCCGGCTTCATGAACGCCCGGTCCCGGTCTTGGAAGTTTGCCGGAAGCCGGCAGTCGACTCGGATGGGCATCATGTCGTCgccggagctcgtcgaggacgggtCGGCGCATCGGAAGTGGCGCTTCTGGGCGCGGCCGCCGAAGGATCGGAACAGCAGCGACGAGTCGAACGAGATGACGCTcaacggccgcggcggcctaggcgacggcgcccgcgGCAGCATGGTGGGCCAACCGACGGAGGACCAGATGGACCAGCAGGAGCTGCCGACGTGGGGGGCCGGATGGGGTCGAGTCGATCGGggcacgccgccgacgacggagaacAACATGCaactcctcgacgtcgggtCGCTGCTTCGGCCCATCTGA
- a CDS encoding putative thymidylate synthase protein, translating to MTATEAHEEYQYLDLVREILDRGERRPDRYLSLGLFPATWSNSNPGLCRTGTGTLSIFAPRPFKFRLNDNGRPILPLLTTKRVFHRAVITELLWFIEGNTSSIALSDVGVKIWDGNGSRDFLDNLGLSHRAEGDLGPIYGFQWRHFGADYVDSKADYAGQGVDQLASIIHSLRTDPYNRRMILSAWNPRDLHSMVLPPCHIFAQFYVSFPGQGQSSPDAAAPKPKGHLHCQLYQRSCDMGLGVPFNIASYSLLTHMLARVCDLVPGSLTHVMGDAHVYLDHVDALRTQLERVPRPFPELDITRTDDGSIDGWKVEDFVIKGYDPHKSIAMKMSV from the coding sequence ATGACGGCCACCGAAGCGCACGAGGAATACCAATATCTTGACCTCGTCCGCGAAATCTTGGATcgcggcgagcgtcgaccGGACCGGTACCTTTCCCTTGGTTTGTTCCCAGCCACATGGAGTAATTCTAACCCTGGCCTCTGCAGAACAGGTACCGGCACCCTGTCCATCTTTGCGCCCCGGCCGTTCAAGTTCCGCCTCAACGACAACGGCCGTCCCATCCTTCCGCTGCTCACGACGAAGCGCGTCTTCCACCGTGCCGTCATCACCGAGCTGCTCTGGTTCATCGAGGGCAACACGTCGTCCATCGCCCTCAGCGATGTCGGCGTCAAGATTTGGGATGGCAATGGCTCGCGCGACTTCCTCGATAACCTGGGCTTGTCCCACCGTGCCGAAGGCGACCTCGGGCCCATCTACGGCTTTCAGTGGCGACACTTTGGAGCCGACTACGTAGACTCCAAGGCCGACTACGCCGGTCAAGGCGTCGACCAGCTCGCCAGCATCATCCACAGCCTCCGTACCGATCCGTACAACCGTCGCATGATCCTTAGCGCTTGGAATCCTCGAGACCTGCACAGCATGGTCTTGCCGCCTTGCCACATATTCGCTCAGTTCTACGTCTCGTTCCCGGGTCAAGGGCAGTCGTCACCAGATGCGGCCGCGCCCAAGCCGAAAGGTCATCTTCATTGCCAGCTGTATCAACGATCTTGCGACATGGGCCTCGGAGTTCCCTTCAACATCGCCAGTTACTCACTCCTCACCCACATGCTTGCTCGTGTCTGCGACCTCGTCCCCGGGAGCCTCACGCACGTCATGGGTGACGCGCATGTCTATCTGGATCATGTGGACGCTCTCCGAACACAACTAGAGCGTGTGCCACGCCCGTTTCCGGAACTTGACATCACGAGAACCGATGACGGGAGCATTGACGGCTGGAAAGTAGAGGACTTTGTCATCAAGGGATACGACCCCCACAAGTCCATCGCCATGAAGATGTCTGTTTAG
- a CDS encoding homoserine O-acetyltransferase — MAQDTSGSANGGAARYERRPSQTENPFAALIPDQHIAIIPTFTLESGITLTNVPVAYTTRGQLSPDGDNAMVICHALTGSADVSDWWGPLLGGPGRAFDTSRFFVVCMNSLGSPYGTASPVTAMNGDPDNGRYGPEFPLTTIRDDVKLHKLLLDDLGVRKIAAVIGGSLGGMFVLEWAYFGKDYIRCIVPIATSSRHSAWGISWGEAQRQSIYADPKYDDGYYAFDDPPSTGLGAARMSALLTYRSRNSFEARFGRNTPDASKVQTIRERPQPSTPSEANFHIHNDGHVVKRISPSRNNSDTSIAVKEKGSTTPPSSLDPQFHGPGQKSMTGGDPLPTSTYFSAQSYLRYQGAKFVKRFDSNCYIAMTRKLDTHDVSRNRAPTVAEALSIIEQPTLVLGIESDGLFTIAEQEEIAQHVKNARLERIDSQEGHDAFLLQFEQVNNYILTFLKEVLPDIMSQEGEAPEVAGVGQLVKSSTFGEAEVEDITAW; from the exons ATGGCTCAAGATACGTCTGGGTCCGCCAACGGCGGTGCCGCACGATATG AAAGACGTCCATCGCAGACGGAGAATCCATTTGCGGCCCTCATCCCCGACCAGCATATCGCAATAATTCCGACGTTTACGCTCGAATCGGGCATCACTCTCACAAACGTCCCCGTTGCCTACACGACCAGGGGCCAGCTGTCGCCTGACGGGGACAATGCCATGGTCATCTGCCATGCTCTCACCGGCAGCGCGGATGTGAGCGACTGGTGGGGCCCGTTGCTGGGCGGGCCGGGACGAGCCTTTGATACCTCGCGGTTCTTTGTCGTTTGCATGAACAGCTTAGGCAGTCCTTATGGCACGGCAAGTCCCGTCACGGCCATGAACGGCGATCCAGATAATGGACGTTACGGTCCCGAGTTTCCGCTCACAACGATCCGGGATGACGTCAA ACTACAcaagctgctgctcgacgacctgGGCGTTCGGAAGATTGCTGCCGTCATTGGCGGCTCCCTCGGGGGCATGTTTGTTCTGGAGTGGGCATACTTTGGCAAGGACTACATCCGCTGCATCGTTCCCATCGCCACGTCGAGCCGACACAGCGCCTGGGGAATCAGCTGGGGCGAGGCGCAGCGGCAGAGCATCTACGCCGACCCCAAGTACGACGATGGATACTATGCGTTTGATGACCCTCCGTCGACGGGGCTTGGCGCGGCCCGCATGTCGGCGCTGTTGACTTATCGCAGTCGCAACTCGTTTGAGGCTCGCTTCGGTCGCAACACGCCGGATGCCTCCAAGGTGCAGACGATTCGAGAGCGGCCACAGCCTAGCACGCCGTCCGAGGCCAATTTTCACATCCACAACGACGGACACGTTGTCAAGCGGATATCGCCGTCTCGAAACAACAGCGACACAAGCATTGCCGTCAAGGAGAAGGGGTCCACGACGCCTCCGAGCTCCTTGGATCCTCAGTTTCACGGCCCGGGGCAGAAAAGCATGACAGGGGGCGACCCgctgccgacgtcgacctaCTTCTCGGCCCAGTCCTATCTCCGCTACCAAGGGGCCAAGTTTGTGAAGCGGTTCGACAGTAACTGCTACATCGCCATGACACGGAAGCTGGACACGCACGACGTGTCGCGGAACCGAGCGCCGACTGTTGCAGAGGCACTCTCCATCATCGAACAGCCGACGCTAGTTCTCGGGATCGAGAGCGACGGTCTTTTTACCATtgcggagcaggaggagaTTGCGCAGCACGTGAAGAATGCGCGTCTGGAGCGGATCGACAGCCAGGAGGGCCACGACGCGTTCCTGTTGCAATTTGAACAGGTCAACAACTACATCCTGACCTTTCTCAAGGAAGTGCTCCCTGACATTATGAGCCAGGAGGGGGAAGCGCCCGAGGTGGCCGGGGTAGGACAGCTTGTGAAGTCGAGCACCTTTGGCGAAGCCGAGGTGGAGGACATTACGGCGTGGTAA